CGCAGGTGCGCCAGGCCGCTCGGGAGCTGGGCGAGCGGCGGCGGAGCGAGATGCAGGAGGCGGTCGCGCAGGCGGCCGCGGAGCTCCGGGAGCGGGCCACACCGGTGGAGACGGTCCTCTCCGAGGGCCGGCCGGCTCAGAAGATCGTGGAGACGGCCCGCAAGCGGGGCGCCGGGCTGGTCGTCGTCGGCGCCCGCGGCGTGGGGACGATGATGCGCCTCGTGCTCGGCAGCGTCTCGGAGGCGGTGCTGAACGACGCGCCCTGCCCGGTCCTGGTGGTCCGAGCGAAGAGGGCGACCACGGGAGGAGTTCCATGAGCACGGCGAGACGCCGACCGGAGGGCCGGGGCGCGCGCGAGATGGCGTTGGAACCGATCAAGTCGACCCGCATCTACGAGGAGATCGTCCGCCAGATCAAGGCCATGATCGCCGAGGGGCGGCTCAAGAGCGGTGACCAGCTGCCCCCCGAACGAGACCTGGCAGGGAAGTTCGTGGTCAGTCGCACCTCCGTCCGGGAGGCGCTGCGAGCCCTGGAGAGCCTGGGGTTCGTGGAGATCCGGCCCGGCGAAGGCACGTTCGTGCGCGAGGTGTCCGTGGAGGCGCTGATCGAGCCGCTGGCCCTGGTGCTGGCCACTCAGCGCGAGGCCATCGGCGACCTCTTCGAGGCGCGGCGGCTGCTCGAGCCCGCCATCGCCGCCTTGGCGGCCCGCCGGGCCACCCCGGACGAGATCCAGGAGATGGAGCGCATCCTCGACGAGCAGGCCAAGGAGA
Above is a window of Candidatus Methylomirabilota bacterium DNA encoding:
- a CDS encoding FadR/GntR family transcriptional regulator, giving the protein MSTARRRPEGRGAREMALEPIKSTRIYEEIVRQIKAMIAEGRLKSGDQLPPERDLAGKFVVSRTSVREALRALESLGFVEIRPGEGTFVREVSVEALIEPLALVLATQREAIGDLFEARRLLEPAIAALAARRATPDEIQEMERILDEQAKEIDRGGTGLLQDDQFHSAIAAAAHNQVITRLVHAIMDLLTQGREESLHTPGRPQRSHQDHQRVLDAIRRRQASAAEQAMREHVIAVEALVLGPEAVARRAKSR